From Kitasatospora sp. MAP12-44:
ACAGGCCCATCACCGACACGATCGCGTAGCCCTGGCGGTGGTCGCCCACCATCTTGCCGAAGGTGCGCGGCAGCGAGAAGGAGATCACCAGCAGCAGGAAGATCTCCAGCCAGTTGGTGAACCCGGTCGGGTTCTCGAAGGGGTGCGCCGAGTTGGCGTTGAAGAACCCGCCGCCGTTGGTGCCCAGCTCCTTGATGACCTCCTGCGAGGCCACCGGACCACCCGGGATCGACTGGGTGTCGCCGCCCAGCGTCGCCAGGTCGTGGAAACCGTGGAAGTTCTGGATCACACCGTTGGCGACCAGCACCAGACCGAACACGATCGACAGCGGCAGCAGCAGCCGCAGGCAGATCCGGGTCAGGTCCACCCAGAAGTTGCCCACCCGGTCGGTGCGGGAGCGCGTGAAGCCGCGGATCAGCGTCGCCACGATCGCGATGCCCACCGCCGCCGACACGAAGTTCTGCACGGTGAGGCCGACCATCTGGACCGTGTGGCCCAGCGTCGCCTCACCGGCGTAGTCCTGCCAGTTGGTGTTGGTGACGAACGAGATCGCGGTGTTCCACGCCCCGTGCGGCCCCACGGCCTTGAAGCCGAGGTTGAGCATCAGGTGGTTCTGCACCCGCTGCAGCCCGTACAGGAACAGCACGGACACCAGCGAGAACGCCAGCACCGACCGCAGATACACCGGCCAACGCTGATCCGCGTCCCCGTCCACCCCGATCGTCCTGTAGATGCCGCGCTCGACCCGCAGGTGCTTCGCGGTCGTCAGCAGCTTGGCGATGTAGTCGCCGAGGGGGCGGTAGCACAGGGCCAGCGCTCCCACCAGTGCAAGGGCCTGCATCCAGCCGGCCAAAGTCGAGCCCATGTCAGAACTTCTCCGGGAAGATCAGCGCCACGACCAGATAGCCGACCAGCGCGACAGCGACGATGAGACCTGCGATGTTCTCGGCACTCACAGCTTCTCCACCCCCCGCACCACCAGCGCGAGGACGGCGAACACGGCGACCGTGACACCGACGAAGACGAGATCGAGCATGGGTTCCACCAAGGCGATAAAGAGCCTGGCCGTGGGTGGCCGCTAGGCCTCACGACACCGGCGGCGGGCCGGCTGAAGCAGCAAACCAGCCGTTTCGCCGCCACTTCGGAGTCCTGACGCCGTCCATACGGGCGTATGGGGAACGTTGACGCCCCCTTGATGGCCACCCGCACCGGCGTTATCGGACCGTCATCTCCGCACCGCCCCCGGGCACGCCGAGGCCCCCGGTGCGCGGCCCGTTCCTGCTGCCGCGCCCCGGGGGCCAGTCCCCAACGGTCAGCCGACCTTGTCGGCCTTCGGCAGGACGTCGTCGCGCGACGGCGGCTCACCGCGGCGCACCGACCCCGGGGCCCGGCGGGCCGGGTGGTCGGCGCGGCTGGAGGAGGAGAGCTGCCACGGCACGCTGATCACCATCACCCCGGGGGTGAAGAGCAGCCGGCTCTTCAGCCACAGCGCCGACTGGTTGTGCAGCAGGTGCTCCCACCAGCGGCCGACCACGTACTCGGGGATGAAGACCGCGACGACGTCCCGCGGGCTGGAACGGCGCACCGAGCGGACGTAGGCCACCACCGGCCTGGTGATCTCGCGGTACGGCGAGTCCAGCACCTTGAGCGGCACCTGGATGTCGAACAGCGCCCACTGCTCGCGCAGTTCGTCGGTGTCCTCCTTCTCCACCGCGACGCTGAGCGCCTCCAGGGTGTCCGGCCGGAACGCCTGCGCGTAGCCGAGCGCGCGCAGCGTGGGCTTGTGGATCTTGGAGACCAGGACGATGCCGTGCACCTTCGAGGGCCGCACCGACTCCGCGTGCGGGTCGTCGACCGACAGCTCGTCCGCAACCGCGTCGTAGTGCCGGCGGATCCCCCGCATCATCCCGAACAGCAGCACGGCGGCCACCACTGCGAGCCAGGCGCCCTCGGTGAACTTGGTGATCATCACGATCACCAGCACCAGCGCGGTGACGCAGGCACCGAAGCTGTTGATCACCCGCGAGCGCTGGGCGGCGCCGCGCACCGAGGCGTCGGTCTCGGTGGTCAGCAGCTCGTTCCAGTGCCTGACCATGCCGATCTGCGACAGCGTGAAGGAGGTGAACACACCCAGGATGTAGAGGTGGATCAGGTTGGTGACGTCCGCCTTGTACGCCCAGAGCAGCAGCATGTTCACCACGGCCAGCGCGATGATGCCGTTGGAGAACGCGAGGCGGTCGCCGCGGGTGTGCATCTGGCGTGGCAGGAAGCGGTGCTGGGCCAGGATCGAGGCCAGCAGCGGGAACCCGTTGAAGGCGGTGTTCGCGGCCAGGATCAGGACCAGCGCGGTCACCGCCTGGATGAAGTAGAAGAGGAAGCTGTGGTCGCCGCCGAAGATCGAGGCCGCCAGCTGCGCGATCACCGTCGGCTGCGAGGCCGTGTGGCAGTCCCCCGGGTAGCCCAGCAACTGGCAGGTGTCGACGGTCTTGTGCACCTTGGTGAGCAGCGCCAGCCAGGTGATCCCGACGAACATCACCACGGCGGTGATGCCCATCACCGCCAACGTGCTCGCGGCGTTCTTCGACTTGGGAGCCCGAAAGGCCGGCACACCGTTGGAGATCGCCTCGACACCGGTCAGCGCCGTACAGCCGGAGGCGAAGGCCTTGAGGGCCAGCAGCAGCAGGCCCAGGCCCGCCAGGGTGTTCTTGTGGTCGATCGGGATGATCGGGTACTTCGCGCTGGAGGCCACCGGCGCGTGCCCGAGCGCGGCCTTGATCAGCCCGGTGATGATCATCAGCATCATGCCGCCGATGAACAGGTACGTCGGCGCGGCGAACGCCTTGCCCGACTCGCGCACCCCGCGCAGGTTCACCGCCGCCAGTATCGCGACGAACAGCACCGCCATCAACACCCGGTAGTCGCTCAGCGCCGGGATCGCCGAGATGATGTTGTCCACCCCGGAGGCCACCGATACGGCCACCGTCATCACGTAGTCGACCAGCAACGAGGCCGCCACCACCAGGCCCGCGTTCGGCCCGAGGTTGCTGGTCACCACCTCGTACGAGCCGCCACCGCTGGGGTAGGCGTGCACGACCTGGCGGTACGACATCACCACGACCGCCATCAGCGCGACCACCCCGGCCGCGATCCACGGCGTGAGGTAGAGGAGGGCGGTGCCGCCGACAGTGAGCACCAGCAGGATCTCCTCGGTGGCGTAGGCCACCGAGGAGAGCGGGTCGGACGCGAAGATCGGCAGCGCGATGCGCTTGGGCAGCAGGGTCTCGCCCAGCTCCTCGCTGCGCATGGCCCGACCGATCACGAGGCGCTTGAGCGCCGAGGGCACGTTGAACACAGCGCGAGCGTATGCGTGCAGGACGTTAAGACGACCATCGACTCGCGGGGGTCCAGCGGACTCGGCACCGCCCACCCGGCTGCGGATTTCCGCAGGCCAGAGGGGTTCAGATCGACTTTCGGTGCTACATCCGCAACCGCAGACGGCAGACCACCGCGTCCGTGCCCTGCCGCAGCGCCCGGTCGATCAGCGCCCCGCGCTGGTTCTGCAGCGCCCGCTGCCAGAGGTGCACCGGCTCGACCTCCGCGATCAGCACGGTGATCCGGTCGTACGCGTGCTCGGTGCCGAGCTCGTTGACGAAGGCGACCAGCGGCCGGCCCAGTCGTCGGTGCGCGTCAGGGGCCTCCAGCAGCGGCACGCCCGGCTGCCACAGCTCCCAGTCCCGGCGCAGCGCCTCGGTGGCCTGGCGGTCCTCGGCGTCCGGATCGCTGTGCACCACGGTCACCGCGAGGACCTCGTCGCCGAGCGAGACGGCCGCCGACAGCGCCTCCCTGGTCAGCCGCGAGATCGACATCACCGGCACCACCACCAGCGAACGCTGACGCGTCACCGGCCCGGGGATCCGGCCGAGCTCAAGGCGCGCGCCGATCCGCCCGTACGCCCGGTGGATCAGCTCGAAGAGCAGCACCAGCAGCGGCAGCGCGACCACGATGCCCCAGGCGCCCTCGGTGAACTTGGTCCCGGTCACCACCAGGGTGGCCACCCCGGTCAGCAGCGCGCCGAAGCCGTTCAGCAGCGCCCGGCCGCGCCAGCCGGCCCCGCGCTCCGTCAACCAGTGCTTCACCATGCCGACCTGGCAGATCGTGAAGCCGACGAAGACGCCGATCGAGAAGAGCGGCACCAGGCTGTTGACGTCCCCGCCCGAGCCGATCAGCAGCACCGCCGAGACACCCGCAAGGAACAGCACGCCGTGCCGGTGCACCTGGTGGTCGGCCCGCAGCGCGAAGACATGCGGCAGGTGGTTGTCGCGGGCCAGCAGCCGCAGCAGCACCGGCAGCCCGCCGAACGAGGTGTTCGCCGCCAGCGCGAGCAGCAGCACGGTGGAGAACTGCACCAGGTAGAAGCCGAATCCATGCCCCAGCGAGGCGTCCGCCAGCTGGGCGAGCACCGTGACGCCCTGCACCGGCTGGAGGTGGAATCGGCCGATCAGCACGGCCAGCCCGACCAGCATCACCCCGAGCACCGCGCCGAGCGCGATCTCGGTGTTCTGCGCCCGCTTGACCCGCGGCGTCCGGAACGACGGCACCGCGTTGGCCACCGCCTCCACCCCGGTCAGCGCCGAGCAACCGGAGGCGAAGGCCTTGAGCAGCAGCAGCGCGCCGACGCCGGTGGCGTTCTGGGCCAGCGCCGAGGCGTGCCCGGCGGCGGCCGCCGTACTGGCCGGCGCGGAGCGGAAGAGCCCGATCACGATGATCGCCATGATCGAGAGGACGAAGACCGCGGTCGGCGCCATGAACCAGCGAGCCGACTCGGCGATCCCGCGCAGGTTGACCAGCGTGACCACCACCAGCACCGCCAGGCAGAGCCACACCCGGTCGTCGTAGAGGTTCGGAAACGCCGAGGTCAGCGCGGCCACCCCGGCCGTCACCGAGACCGCCACGTTCAAGATGTAGTCGACGATCAGCGAAGCCGCCGCCGTGAGCGCGGTCCGCCGCCCCAGGTACGCCTTGGCCACCGCGTACGACCCGCCGCCGTCCGGAAACGCCGCGATCACCTGCCGGTACGAGGCCGTCAGCACCGCCAGCAGCAAAGCGATCGCCGCCGTCACCGGCAGCGTGAACCCCAACCCGTAGCTGCCTGCCGCGGCCAGCACCAGAACGATCGACTCCGGCCCGTACGCCACCGACGCCATCGCGTCCAGCGACAGCGCGGCCAGGCCCCCGAACGCGGAGAGCTTGTCGTTCTCCTTGGCCTTCTTGGCAGGCAGCCCGGTATCAGGAGGCTCGGCGAGGGCCGCGAGCGGCGAGGGGGACATCTGACTAACCTCCGTGGTCGGCAAACTGCTCGAATCGTCTCCACGACGCCCACCCGTGCCAACCTGCCCTACACGTTCGATACGCCGCGCCCGGCATCCTTGACGCCTCCTTGACCCCGCGTCAACCGCCGCCCGGCCAGAGCACGAACGACCGTCCGCCCTTCCATGCCAGTTCAGAGCCCCGGGCACAAAGAAGACCGGCCCCGAACCGCGTTTCCACGGTTCGGGGCCGGTCTCATATCCTGTGGCTGGTGCAGGGTTCGAACCTGCGTAGCTTGCGCGGCAGATTTACAGTCTGCTCCCTTTGGCCGCTCGGGCAACCAGCCAGGATGTTTGTCTCGCGGAGGCTCGCGCCCCGTTCGACGTCGTAAACGATACCTGATGACTGGGGGTGCTCCGCCACTCGATTGGTCACCTGATGATCAAAGGGTCGGCGGGCGGTGCCGCTGGATAGGCTGGGCCCGTGACCGCTCCGCATCCGGCGGGGCGCCGACAGTGCCGCCGACACCGCAAGGAGACCACCACAGATGGCCGACTCCAGTTTCGACATCGTCTCGAAGGTCGAGAAGCAGGAGGTCGACAACGCGATCAACCAGACCTCCCGCGAGCTCGCCAGCCGCTACGACTTCAAGAACGTCGGGGCGTACATCGGCTGGACG
This genomic window contains:
- a CDS encoding APC family permease; amino-acid sequence: MSPSPLAALAEPPDTGLPAKKAKENDKLSAFGGLAALSLDAMASVAYGPESIVLVLAAAGSYGLGFTLPVTAAIALLLAVLTASYRQVIAAFPDGGGSYAVAKAYLGRRTALTAAASLIVDYILNVAVSVTAGVAALTSAFPNLYDDRVWLCLAVLVVVTLVNLRGIAESARWFMAPTAVFVLSIMAIIVIGLFRSAPASTAAAAGHASALAQNATGVGALLLLKAFASGCSALTGVEAVANAVPSFRTPRVKRAQNTEIALGAVLGVMLVGLAVLIGRFHLQPVQGVTVLAQLADASLGHGFGFYLVQFSTVLLLALAANTSFGGLPVLLRLLARDNHLPHVFALRADHQVHRHGVLFLAGVSAVLLIGSGGDVNSLVPLFSIGVFVGFTICQVGMVKHWLTERGAGWRGRALLNGFGALLTGVATLVVTGTKFTEGAWGIVVALPLLVLLFELIHRAYGRIGARLELGRIPGPVTRQRSLVVVPVMSISRLTREALSAAVSLGDEVLAVTVVHSDPDAEDRQATEALRRDWELWQPGVPLLEAPDAHRRLGRPLVAFVNELGTEHAYDRITVLIAEVEPVHLWQRALQNQRGALIDRALRQGTDAVVCRLRLRM
- the kdpF gene encoding K(+)-transporting ATPase subunit F, with translation MSAENIAGLIVAVALVGYLVVALIFPEKF
- the kdpA gene encoding potassium-transporting ATPase subunit KdpA; this encodes MGSTLAGWMQALALVGALALCYRPLGDYIAKLLTTAKHLRVERGIYRTIGVDGDADQRWPVYLRSVLAFSLVSVLFLYGLQRVQNHLMLNLGFKAVGPHGAWNTAISFVTNTNWQDYAGEATLGHTVQMVGLTVQNFVSAAVGIAIVATLIRGFTRSRTDRVGNFWVDLTRICLRLLLPLSIVFGLVLVANGVIQNFHGFHDLATLGGDTQSIPGGPVASQEVIKELGTNGGGFFNANSAHPFENPTGFTNWLEIFLLLVISFSLPRTFGKMVGDHRQGYAIVSVMGLFWAGSAALMTFFESGHGGVALQAAGAAMEGKEVRFGIAASSLFASSTTLTSTGAVDAAHDSLTPGGGGVAIFDMMLGEIAPGGTGSGLYGMLILAIVAVFVAGLMVGRTPEYLGKKLGGREMKFASLYILTTPAIVLIGTGVAMALGGERANMQASGPHGFSEVLYAFTSAANNNGSAFGGLTVTSPWWDTALGLAMVFGRFLPMIFVLALAGSLARQQPVPATEGTLPTHKPLFVGLLSGVVLIVVGLTYFPALALGPLAEGLH
- a CDS encoding APC family permease, whose translation is MFNVPSALKRLVIGRAMRSEELGETLLPKRIALPIFASDPLSSVAYATEEILLVLTVGGTALLYLTPWIAAGVVALMAVVVMSYRQVVHAYPSGGGSYEVVTSNLGPNAGLVVAASLLVDYVMTVAVSVASGVDNIISAIPALSDYRVLMAVLFVAILAAVNLRGVRESGKAFAAPTYLFIGGMMLMIITGLIKAALGHAPVASSAKYPIIPIDHKNTLAGLGLLLLALKAFASGCTALTGVEAISNGVPAFRAPKSKNAASTLAVMGITAVVMFVGITWLALLTKVHKTVDTCQLLGYPGDCHTASQPTVIAQLAASIFGGDHSFLFYFIQAVTALVLILAANTAFNGFPLLASILAQHRFLPRQMHTRGDRLAFSNGIIALAVVNMLLLWAYKADVTNLIHLYILGVFTSFTLSQIGMVRHWNELLTTETDASVRGAAQRSRVINSFGACVTALVLVIVMITKFTEGAWLAVVAAVLLFGMMRGIRRHYDAVADELSVDDPHAESVRPSKVHGIVLVSKIHKPTLRALGYAQAFRPDTLEALSVAVEKEDTDELREQWALFDIQVPLKVLDSPYREITRPVVAYVRSVRRSSPRDVVAVFIPEYVVGRWWEHLLHNQSALWLKSRLLFTPGVMVISVPWQLSSSSRADHPARRAPGSVRRGEPPSRDDVLPKADKVG